One window of the Cytophagales bacterium genome contains the following:
- a CDS encoding YihA family ribosome biogenesis GTP-binding protein: MKIKKAEYLCSNIDPKLCPKPVYPEYAFIGRSNVGKSSLINLLVNTHLAKTSKTPGKTQLINHFLIDDNWFLVDLPGYGWAKVSKQHKQRWTNMIKKYLLERENLQCVFVLIDSRIPAQRVDLEYFQWLGLLKIPFVIVFTKIDKQSKSKTLILIDNYVKTMLKTWEKVPEYFLSSTRTEAGKKELLEFIHRINEQCNEKGK, from the coding sequence ATGAAAATAAAGAAAGCGGAATATTTGTGCAGTAATATAGACCCAAAACTATGCCCCAAGCCTGTTTATCCTGAATACGCTTTTATTGGAAGAAGTAACGTAGGAAAATCTTCCCTGATAAATTTGCTTGTAAATACTCATTTGGCTAAGACTTCGAAAACGCCGGGAAAAACCCAATTGATAAATCATTTTTTAATTGATGATAATTGGTTCCTGGTGGACCTACCCGGATATGGTTGGGCAAAAGTTAGTAAGCAGCATAAGCAGAGATGGACAAATATGATAAAGAAATATCTTTTGGAACGAGAAAACCTGCAATGCGTGTTTGTATTAATAGACTCAAGGATTCCTGCTCAAAGAGTTGACCTGGAGTACTTCCAATGGCTGGGGCTACTCAAAATACCTTTTGTAATTGTTTTTACAAAAATTGACAAGCAATCAAAGTCAAAAACTTTGATATTGATTGATAATTACGTAAAAACGATGCTTAAAACCTGGGAAAAAGTCCCTGAATATTTCTTAAGCTCTACAAGAACAGAAGCAGGGAAGAAGGAATTGCTGGAATTTATCCATAGGATCAATGAACAATGCAATGAAAAAGGGAAATAA
- a CDS encoding PorT family protein, whose product MRTKKLKKILFIILILQIYHSATAQNFKGKIILGINGSQVDGDKLGGYDKPGMLFGAGTEYLLNEKVGLQSEILFSQKGSKSTEKDPDYFILRINYLEIPLLLNYHTSNGILLQAGISFDYLISAKLDDGAGFADRKEPLKSFDFCYNIGFGYDVTENINLNIRFTYSILPINITAVNNLPANRFGLFNNTLSFTFRYLLNKGA is encoded by the coding sequence ATTCGCACAAAAAAATTGAAAAAAATTCTTTTCATAATTTTAATCTTGCAAATTTACCATTCTGCAACAGCCCAAAATTTTAAGGGTAAAATTATTTTGGGCATCAATGGCTCGCAAGTGGATGGAGATAAATTAGGTGGTTATGACAAACCTGGTATGTTATTTGGCGCTGGCACCGAATATCTATTGAACGAAAAAGTAGGTTTACAAAGCGAAATCCTATTCAGCCAAAAGGGAAGTAAAAGCACGGAGAAAGATCCCGACTATTTTATATTGAGAATAAACTATTTAGAAATTCCTTTATTATTAAATTATCATACGAGCAATGGTATACTGCTCCAGGCAGGAATTTCATTTGATTATTTAATCTCAGCTAAACTAGATGATGGAGCCGGCTTTGCCGACCGGAAAGAACCACTCAAAAGTTTTGATTTTTGTTATAATATTGGTTTTGGCTATGATGTAACTGAAAATATTAATTTAAATATCAGGTTTACTTATTCAATTCTACCTATAAATATCACAGCAGTCAATAATTTGCCTGCTAATAGATTTGGTTTATTTAATAATACCTTGTCTTTTACTTTCAGATATTTACTGAATAAAGGTGCATAG
- a CDS encoding energy transducer TonB, which translates to MKNKFLLLAFFLIALCFNINAQDNKKKNTDQSEKKEKLIPIAKYFEGGQDSLLAFIYEEMIYPMMAKKNRIQGECIVEISLDANGGIKSVRCLKNIGGGLGEEAVRIARLIEFSAPGYDYKGTIPVRFRL; encoded by the coding sequence ATGAAAAACAAGTTCTTATTATTGGCTTTTTTCCTTATAGCTTTATGTTTTAACATAAATGCTCAGGATAACAAAAAGAAAAATACTGATCAAAGCGAGAAAAAGGAAAAATTAATTCCTATTGCTAAGTATTTTGAAGGTGGACAGGATTCATTACTTGCTTTCATCTATGAAGAGATGATTTATCCTATGATGGCTAAAAAAAATAGAATTCAGGGAGAATGTATCGTTGAAATATCTCTTGATGCTAATGGGGGGATTAAGAGTGTAAGGTGTTTAAAGAATATTGGTGGTGGATTAGGAGAGGAAGCAGTTAGAATAGCAAGATTGATTGAATTTAGCGCCCCTGGTTATGATTATAAAGGTACGATCCCTGTAAGGTTTAGGCTTTAA